Proteins from a single region of Chloroherpeton thalassium ATCC 35110:
- a CDS encoding L-threonylcarbamoyladenylate synthase has translation MTTKVTASTKEAARFLLKDELVAFPTETVYGLGANIFSEEAVHKIFRVKGRPAQNPLIAHISNLTELILLVKRVTASAEKLIDAFFPGPLTLVLPKSKYVPYVVTSGLDTIGVRMPSHQVAQAFLKACGVSVAAPSANLSGRPSPTTWQNVEADLDGLISCILKGGRSEVGLESTIVDCTGKAPVLLRAGAITLEQLQEITPAIKLAEISDDEPARCPGTKYKHYAPDAKVVLIDAPSEIHPEPSSAYIGIEQPEASADSLITCSCVSIEEYAHQLFHFFRECDKKQVRTIFCQRVAKTGLGLALMDRLTRAAMK, from the coding sequence ATGACAACGAAGGTAACTGCCTCAACCAAAGAGGCAGCCCGGTTTCTTTTAAAAGATGAGTTAGTTGCTTTTCCGACCGAAACCGTTTATGGATTAGGGGCAAATATTTTTTCGGAGGAAGCTGTACATAAAATTTTTCGCGTCAAAGGTCGCCCAGCACAAAATCCCTTAATTGCCCACATATCGAACCTAACAGAACTCATTTTGCTCGTAAAGCGGGTTACAGCCAGTGCTGAAAAGCTCATTGACGCGTTTTTTCCAGGACCGCTGACGCTGGTTCTTCCAAAAAGTAAATATGTACCCTATGTTGTTACCAGCGGGTTGGACACCATTGGCGTTAGAATGCCATCTCATCAAGTCGCGCAAGCATTTCTAAAAGCGTGCGGGGTATCTGTTGCTGCTCCTTCGGCGAACCTTTCTGGACGCCCCAGCCCAACAACTTGGCAAAATGTAGAGGCAGATCTGGATGGATTGATTAGTTGCATTTTGAAAGGCGGTCGCAGCGAAGTGGGGTTGGAGTCAACCATTGTGGATTGTACTGGGAAAGCACCTGTGCTACTGCGCGCCGGCGCAATTACGTTGGAGCAACTCCAGGAAATTACGCCTGCCATCAAATTGGCAGAAATTTCAGATGATGAGCCAGCCCGATGCCCTGGTACAAAGTATAAGCACTATGCACCCGATGCTAAAGTTGTCCTTATTGATGCCCCATCTGAAATTCACCCTGAACCCAGTTCAGCGTATATTGGCATCGAGCAACCAGAAGCTTCAGCAGACAGCTTAATCACCTGCTCTTGTGTCTCAATTGAAGAGTACGCGCACCAGTTATTCCATTTTTTTCGCGAATGCGATAAAAAGCAAGTTCGCACGATCTTTTGCCAGCGCGTCGCCAAAACCGGATTGGGACTTGCTTTAATGGATCGCTTAACTCGAGCTGCCATGAAGTAA
- a CDS encoding BMC domain-containing protein produces MSELALGLIETRGLIAAIEAADAALKAADVRLISKDRVDGALITIKLTGDVAAVQAAVDAGAAAAQRVGVLVSAHVIARPDKGIHDTLAFVRIDSKKKKPLAAPAEHDGSNLSQAPSSDLAPSSETLKQYTVEDLRRMARKVEGLPIQGREISRANKEELIQLICQYTA; encoded by the coding sequence ATGTCGGAACTTGCACTAGGATTAATCGAGACACGGGGCTTAATTGCCGCCATTGAAGCAGCAGATGCCGCGCTCAAAGCGGCTGATGTTAGGCTAATTTCTAAAGATCGGGTCGATGGTGCATTAATCACGATAAAACTTACGGGCGATGTTGCTGCTGTTCAAGCTGCCGTGGATGCAGGAGCAGCAGCCGCTCAACGTGTCGGAGTTTTAGTTTCAGCCCATGTGATTGCTCGGCCCGATAAAGGCATTCACGATACACTTGCTTTCGTTCGTATTGACAGCAAAAAAAAGAAACCGCTCGCAGCACCTGCTGAGCACGATGGCTCAAACCTAAGCCAAGCACCTTCTTCTGACTTAGCACCGTCCTCAGAAACACTGAAGCAATACACGGTTGAAGATTTGCGACGGATGGCCAGAAAAGTTGAAGGATTGCCAATACAAGGACGCGAAATTTCTCGCGCCAATAAAGAAGAATTGATCCAACTGATTTGCCAATACACCGCGTAG
- the eutM gene encoding ethanolamine utilization microcompartment protein EutM, producing the protein MSMDALGMIETKGLVGAIEAADAMVKAANVDLIGKETIGGGFVTVMVRGDVGAVKAATDAGAAAAQRVGELVSVHVIPRPHSEVEAILPKK; encoded by the coding sequence ATGTCAATGGATGCTCTTGGAATGATAGAAACCAAAGGACTTGTCGGCGCCATCGAAGCCGCTGATGCGATGGTTAAAGCGGCGAACGTTGACTTGATAGGCAAAGAGACTATTGGCGGCGGTTTTGTAACGGTTATGGTTCGCGGCGATGTGGGCGCTGTTAAAGCAGCAACCGATGCAGGGGCAGCAGCCGCTCAACGCGTTGGCGAATTAGTTTCCGTCCATGTCATTCCGCGTCCGCATTCGGAAGTTGAAGCGATCCTTCCTAAGAAGTAA
- a CDS encoding diacylglycerol/polyprenol kinase family protein: protein MSKAETTQIEPDTTSKTEQQIDYKNELARKAIHLSSISIPIVYFHISRELALLLLFPLFLGFFLVDFLRIYVKPISKWYYKTFSSMLRAHELDDEKPRFNGATYVTFSACLVVAFFPKMIAIAAFSILIISDSVAALIGRKFGRHKIAGKSFEGSFAFFVSAILIVLNTPKLDLMAGIIMSAVATIVELYPIKFLDITIDDNLTVPIIGAIASYLYYMIFLQGDISLICELH, encoded by the coding sequence ATGAGCAAAGCCGAAACAACACAGATTGAACCCGATACGACCTCAAAAACAGAGCAGCAAATTGATTACAAAAATGAGCTTGCGCGAAAAGCCATTCATCTTTCATCTATTTCCATTCCGATTGTTTATTTCCACATCTCGCGCGAGCTGGCGTTGCTGCTTCTTTTCCCTTTATTCTTAGGTTTTTTCCTCGTAGATTTTTTGCGCATTTATGTAAAACCCATTTCAAAATGGTACTATAAAACGTTCAGCTCGATGCTTCGCGCACACGAGTTGGACGACGAAAAACCTCGCTTTAACGGGGCAACCTATGTCACATTTTCGGCTTGCTTGGTTGTCGCCTTTTTTCCAAAAATGATTGCCATTGCCGCGTTTTCAATTTTAATCATTTCGGATTCGGTTGCCGCGCTGATTGGCAGAAAGTTTGGCCGGCATAAAATTGCAGGAAAATCGTTTGAGGGAAGTTTTGCGTTTTTTGTTTCGGCGATTTTAATCGTGCTCAACACGCCAAAATTGGACTTGATGGCCGGCATTATTATGTCAGCCGTTGCAACCATTGTGGAACTATATCCAATCAAATTCTTGGACATTACAATCGACGATAATTTAACGGTGCCAATTATTGGCGCCATTGCGTCCTATTTGTATTACATGATCTTTTTGCAAGGGGATATTTCGCTCATTTGCGAACTTCATTAA
- the ubiE gene encoding bifunctional demethylmenaquinone methyltransferase/2-methoxy-6-polyprenyl-1,4-benzoquinol methylase UbiE, which translates to MGNPTKSKMATTDSTKIAESLVETKSHQHIQHMFDEVAPTYDLLNHVLSMGTDFYWRWRARQKAKSLLNHIEPKVLDVATGTGDLALEMTKLRGASVTGLDLSPEMLVIAKKKCPDLEFRQGKAESLPFDDQTFNLVTAGFGVRNFENLSKGMQEFYRVLKPGGAAIILEPMVPRQAIIKSLYMFYFKSVLPKLAKLFTKSSFAYDYLPRSVEAFPQCERFLPYLTQAGFNKAEFYPMTFETAIMYVAVK; encoded by the coding sequence ATGGGAAATCCAACAAAAAGTAAAATGGCAACGACGGACAGCACAAAAATCGCCGAATCGCTGGTTGAAACGAAATCGCATCAGCATATTCAGCACATGTTTGATGAGGTTGCGCCAACATATGATTTGCTGAACCATGTGCTCAGCATGGGTACTGATTTTTATTGGCGTTGGCGTGCGCGCCAAAAAGCAAAATCGCTCTTGAACCATATCGAGCCGAAAGTGCTGGATGTGGCGACGGGAACGGGCGATCTCGCTTTGGAAATGACCAAACTTCGCGGCGCAAGCGTCACCGGCTTAGACCTTTCGCCAGAAATGCTTGTAATCGCCAAAAAGAAATGTCCCGACTTGGAATTTCGGCAGGGCAAAGCCGAGTCGCTTCCGTTCGACGACCAAACGTTCAATTTGGTAACAGCCGGCTTCGGCGTTCGCAATTTTGAGAATTTATCAAAAGGGATGCAAGAGTTTTACCGCGTGCTGAAACCGGGCGGCGCGGCCATTATTCTCGAGCCGATGGTGCCACGACAAGCGATTATCAAAAGCTTGTACATGTTCTACTTCAAATCGGTTTTGCCAAAGCTAGCAAAGCTTTTTACAAAATCGTCTTTTGCGTATGACTATCTGCCGCGTTCGGTGGAAGCGTTTCCGCAATGCGAACGATTTTTGCCGTATTTAACCCAAGCTGGGTTTAACAAAGCGGAATTTTATCCGATGACATTTGAAACCGCCATCATGTATGTCGCGGTGAAATAA
- the hisI gene encoding phosphoribosyl-AMP cyclohydrolase, giving the protein MKESEGIDVKLMDIVRFDKNGLIPAITQDYETGKVLMLAYMNKESLEVTLKERKACYWSRSRQELWLKGATSGNFQEVMQISIDCDADAILLKVKQKGGACHVGYYSCFYRQVENDNSSLSICDKLVFDAEEVYGKSNKK; this is encoded by the coding sequence ATGAAAGAATCAGAAGGTATTGACGTAAAATTGATGGACATTGTCAGGTTTGATAAAAATGGGCTGATTCCGGCCATCACGCAGGACTACGAAACCGGCAAAGTGCTGATGCTGGCTTATATGAACAAGGAAAGCCTGGAAGTCACGCTAAAAGAGCGCAAAGCCTGTTATTGGAGCAGAAGTCGCCAGGAGCTGTGGCTTAAAGGTGCAACTTCCGGCAATTTTCAGGAAGTCATGCAAATCTCTATTGACTGCGACGCCGATGCGATTTTGCTGAAAGTTAAGCAAAAAGGTGGCGCTTGCCATGTCGGTTATTATTCCTGCTTTTACCGTCAGGTTGAAAATGATAACAGTTCATTGTCTATTTGTGATAAGTTAGTTTTTGATGCGGAAGAGGTCTATGGGAAATCCAACAAAAAGTAA
- a CDS encoding bifunctional metallophosphatase/5'-nucleotidase has translation MAVLGMNAFFLTCCIWFVGYFAASSEALGREKEFVVLYTSNTNGYIEACHCSSQNLGGLARRMTLIKQLRKELGHKALLFDAGNIFSPYPRGLNREATVAKIVQKMNYDAINLGEQEFTNGLTFLSTKLKTKRLISANVKVKGKNLAAAFYIDRVSGIKVAVTGLLTENAYSYLPTAIQAELEFSEPFAALKQALQGINQEKPDVIILMLRALDYQIEKKIAETFPEIHVILTCSEDFSETPSKVYGKTIVSSAGKDGEHVGLLKLHVDMGTQEVSATENRLIDVSPTIPPDPEIDQIIQTANLN, from the coding sequence ATGGCGGTTTTAGGTATGAATGCGTTTTTTCTTACATGTTGTATCTGGTTTGTTGGCTATTTTGCGGCATCCAGCGAGGCGTTGGGACGAGAAAAAGAATTCGTTGTACTCTACACGAGCAATACGAACGGCTACATTGAAGCGTGCCACTGCTCGAGCCAAAATCTTGGCGGCCTGGCACGGCGCATGACGCTGATCAAACAACTTCGAAAGGAACTTGGTCACAAAGCCCTGCTTTTTGATGCGGGAAATATCTTTTCTCCTTACCCAAGAGGATTAAATCGCGAGGCAACCGTTGCCAAAATTGTTCAAAAAATGAACTACGACGCGATTAATTTAGGCGAGCAAGAATTTACCAACGGCTTAACCTTTCTTTCAACAAAACTCAAAACCAAACGGTTAATTTCAGCCAATGTCAAGGTGAAGGGAAAAAATTTGGCGGCGGCTTTTTATATCGATCGGGTTTCGGGCATTAAAGTAGCCGTTACAGGCTTGCTGACGGAAAACGCTTATTCGTATTTGCCGACTGCCATCCAAGCAGAACTCGAATTTTCCGAACCCTTTGCCGCGCTAAAACAGGCGTTGCAGGGCATCAATCAGGAAAAACCGGATGTGATTATTTTAATGCTTCGCGCGTTGGATTATCAAATCGAGAAAAAAATCGCCGAAACATTTCCTGAAATTCATGTCATTTTGACTTGCAGCGAAGATTTCTCGGAAACACCGTCAAAAGTCTACGGCAAGACGATTGTCAGTTCAGCAGGAAAAGATGGCGAACATGTCGGATTGCTCAAACTTCATGTAGATATGGGGACGCAAGAGGTTTCGGCGACAGAAAATCGGCTTATTGATGTCAGCCCAACCATTCCACCCGATCCAGAAATAGATCAGATTATTCAAACTGCTAATTTAAATTAA
- a CDS encoding efflux RND transporter periplasmic adaptor subunit yields MQTAKKIVPKLTIGVGILFFLSIGYILLRGNIVKVEVEKVDEGELIQAIYATGFIDADGIANLRSEVAGTVSFVGAKEGEAVQRGQTILAFKERDFQLALEITEAQLSEQQILLADRKRNLERTKNLFRAGAVSEQQFDDTKKQFDQAKEILLQRELAIKRAKEDLAKTKMVAPLNGILTYQNAKLGDYIVLNSLVATIVDTSTYNVALEVDELDVPRLQLGQEAIVALDAIPDDRFKARVVRTVPQTDLVTKTSKVYLKLTQNVPSIQVGMTATANIIYNVKPNTILVKKAATLMEKKERFVWKISENKLVKQPIQTGAGDLKSIEVLAGLNKGDLIVTNPKETFKEGMETEIVETAATE; encoded by the coding sequence ATGCAAACAGCTAAGAAAATCGTCCCGAAGTTGACCATCGGTGTCGGGATTTTGTTTTTCCTATCCATCGGTTACATCTTGCTCAGGGGAAATATTGTGAAAGTTGAAGTTGAAAAGGTTGATGAAGGCGAGCTAATTCAAGCCATTTATGCAACGGGATTTATCGATGCGGATGGCATTGCAAATCTTCGCAGCGAGGTGGCTGGAACGGTGAGTTTTGTTGGGGCAAAGGAAGGCGAAGCGGTTCAGCGCGGCCAGACGATTTTGGCCTTCAAGGAGCGCGATTTTCAGCTTGCCCTGGAAATCACCGAAGCGCAGCTTTCCGAACAGCAAATTCTCTTGGCCGATAGAAAAAGAAATTTAGAGCGAACGAAAAATTTATTCCGCGCGGGCGCTGTCTCCGAGCAGCAATTCGATGATACCAAAAAGCAATTTGATCAAGCCAAAGAAATTTTGCTTCAAAGAGAGTTGGCCATCAAGCGTGCTAAAGAAGACCTTGCAAAAACGAAAATGGTGGCGCCGTTAAATGGCATTTTAACCTATCAAAACGCAAAGCTTGGTGACTACATTGTGCTGAACTCGCTTGTTGCAACCATTGTGGACACAAGCACTTACAATGTGGCGTTGGAAGTCGATGAGCTTGATGTGCCTCGTTTGCAATTGGGGCAGGAGGCGATTGTCGCGTTGGATGCCATTCCCGATGATCGCTTCAAAGCGCGCGTGGTGCGAACGGTTCCACAAACCGACCTTGTCACGAAAACTTCCAAAGTCTATTTGAAGCTCACGCAAAACGTGCCGAGCATTCAAGTTGGCATGACGGCAACCGCAAATATTATATACAACGTGAAACCCAATACGATTTTGGTGAAAAAAGCGGCCACGCTGATGGAAAAGAAAGAGCGCTTTGTCTGGAAAATCTCCGAAAATAAACTCGTGAAGCAGCCCATTCAAACTGGCGCTGGCGATTTAAAATCCATTGAAGTGTTGGCTGGCCTCAACAAAGGCGATCTGATTGTCACAAACCCGAAGGAAACCTTCAAAGAAGGGATGGAAACGGAAATTGTGGAGACCGCTGCAACGGAGTAA
- the gap gene encoding type I glyceraldehyde-3-phosphate dehydrogenase gives MSKIKVGINGFGRIGRLVYRQAIKNSAIEVVAINDLTDAATLAHLLKYDSNHGKFQGEVSVDGNDLVVNGSKLKVFAERDPAALPWKDLGVEIVVESTGIFTSKEKAGKHLQAGAKKVVISAPAKGDVDATVVMGVNDDILTGSEQVMSNASCTTNCLAPMVKVLNDKFGIVQGFMTTVHAYTNDQQILDLPHKDLRRARAAAVSIIPTTTGAAKAVGLVIPELAGKLDGMAMRVPVPDGSATDFVAYLSKEVTKEEVNAAMKEAAETSLKGIMEYCEDPIVSHDIVGNPHSCIFDSLLTMTKGNMVKVMGWYDNELGYSTRVVDLITKIK, from the coding sequence ATGTCAAAAATCAAAGTAGGAATTAACGGCTTCGGCAGAATCGGTCGTTTGGTTTATCGTCAGGCGATCAAAAATAGCGCCATCGAAGTCGTCGCCATTAACGACTTAACAGATGCAGCTACACTGGCTCATCTTTTAAAGTATGACTCCAACCACGGCAAATTTCAAGGCGAAGTTTCAGTGGATGGAAACGACTTAGTTGTTAACGGTTCAAAATTAAAAGTTTTCGCGGAAAGAGATCCGGCAGCCCTCCCATGGAAAGACCTCGGCGTGGAAATCGTAGTTGAATCAACCGGTATTTTCACCAGCAAAGAAAAAGCAGGCAAGCACCTTCAAGCTGGCGCTAAAAAGGTCGTTATCTCCGCTCCGGCAAAAGGCGATGTGGATGCAACCGTTGTGATGGGCGTTAATGATGACATTTTGACCGGCAGTGAGCAAGTCATGTCGAACGCAAGCTGCACAACCAACTGCCTTGCACCGATGGTTAAAGTTTTGAACGACAAATTCGGCATCGTTCAAGGTTTCATGACCACCGTTCATGCCTACACCAACGACCAGCAAATCCTTGACCTTCCGCACAAAGATCTTCGTCGCGCACGTGCTGCTGCGGTTTCCATTATTCCAACAACCACCGGCGCTGCAAAAGCTGTTGGCCTTGTGATTCCAGAACTTGCTGGCAAGCTCGATGGCATGGCCATGCGCGTTCCAGTACCAGATGGTTCTGCAACCGACTTTGTCGCTTACCTCAGCAAAGAAGTCACCAAAGAAGAAGTCAATGCTGCCATGAAAGAAGCTGCTGAAACCAGCTTAAAAGGCATCATGGAATATTGCGAAGACCCGATCGTCTCTCATGACATCGTCGGCAACCCGCACTCCTGTATTTTTGACTCATTGCTCACCATGACCAAAGGCAACATGGTTAAAGTTATGGGCTGGTACGACAACGAATTGGGCTACTCAACTCGCGTTGTAGATTTAATTACAAAAATCAAGTAA
- the mpl gene encoding UDP-N-acetylmuramate:L-alanyl-gamma-D-glutamyl-meso-diaminopimelate ligase: MKELYFLGIGGTAMGSVAGALAALGRQVTGSDSGVYPPMSDFLASRGIQYFNGYSEENIRQSKPDLIIVGNAISRGNPELELALEEKIDLISLPEFVGHELIKKNTSIVVSGTHGKTTTTSILAWLLDFAKLESGFLIGGIHANFGLGCRPSGRENGVFVTEGDEYDSAFFDKRSKFLHYRPDIAVINNIEFDHADIFASLADIELSFARFVNLIPRNGALLYASNSLRAEKLSKKCFAKTESFGLEAHANWQAVEIDYRSDVTEFSILKNQTLLGKLRSPLFGEHNVRNVLAATAAAMHAGVRFEQIQAGLLAFQSPKRRLEILLQNDRATLIDDFAHHPTAIRETLKAVGQRFPGRRIVACFEPRSNTTTRNFFQKELSECFEHADVVIFGPVNRPERYALEERLDTAAIVKSLEAEGKIAYAIAVPPPENYVKDILAFLKNVFQTGDVIVVLSNGGFGGLHTQLKAFFS; the protein is encoded by the coding sequence GTGAAGGAACTTTATTTTTTGGGAATTGGCGGCACGGCAATGGGCTCGGTTGCGGGCGCGCTTGCGGCGTTAGGCCGCCAGGTCACCGGATCGGATTCGGGCGTTTATCCGCCAATGAGCGATTTTTTGGCGAGCCGCGGCATCCAATATTTCAACGGCTATTCTGAAGAAAACATCCGGCAGTCAAAGCCAGATTTGATTATCGTCGGCAACGCTATCAGTCGTGGCAATCCTGAATTGGAACTTGCGCTGGAAGAGAAAATTGACTTGATTTCGCTCCCGGAATTCGTTGGTCATGAGCTTATCAAAAAAAACACATCTATCGTGGTTTCGGGAACGCACGGCAAAACGACCACGACCTCCATTTTAGCATGGCTCTTGGATTTTGCCAAGCTTGAATCCGGCTTTCTTATCGGCGGCATTCATGCGAATTTCGGTTTGGGCTGTCGTCCGTCCGGTCGAGAGAACGGCGTTTTCGTGACCGAAGGCGACGAGTACGATTCGGCGTTTTTTGACAAGCGCAGCAAATTTTTGCACTATCGCCCCGACATCGCCGTGATTAATAATATCGAATTTGACCACGCCGATATTTTCGCCTCGCTTGCCGACATTGAACTTTCCTTTGCGCGATTTGTCAATTTAATTCCACGAAACGGCGCATTGCTTTACGCCAGCAATTCCCTGCGTGCCGAAAAGCTTTCGAAAAAATGCTTTGCCAAAACGGAATCCTTCGGGCTTGAGGCTCATGCAAATTGGCAAGCTGTTGAAATTGACTACCGATCGGATGTTACGGAATTTTCGATTTTGAAAAATCAAACGCTTTTGGGCAAACTTCGCTCGCCGCTTTTCGGCGAACATAACGTTCGAAACGTGCTTGCGGCAACTGCGGCAGCCATGCACGCAGGCGTTCGATTCGAGCAAATTCAAGCGGGACTTTTGGCGTTTCAAAGCCCGAAACGGCGACTCGAAATTTTGCTTCAAAACGACCGTGCCACGCTCATCGACGATTTTGCCCATCATCCGACGGCGATTCGCGAAACCCTGAAGGCCGTCGGGCAGCGATTTCCCGGCAGGCGCATTGTGGCATGTTTCGAGCCGCGCTCCAACACGACCACGCGCAATTTTTTCCAAAAAGAGCTTTCCGAATGCTTTGAACATGCCGATGTCGTGATTTTCGGTCCGGTCAATCGGCCTGAGCGTTACGCGCTGGAAGAGCGGCTCGACACGGCGGCGATTGTGAAATCGCTGGAAGCAGAAGGGAAAATCGCGTATGCCATTGCCGTGCCGCCGCCGGAAAATTATGTAAAAGATATTTTGGCGTTTTTGAAGAACGTCTTCCAAACAGGCGATGTGATTGTGGTGCTGAGCAACGGCGGATTCGGCGGTCTGCACACGCAGCTGAAAGCATTTTTTTCGTGA